One genomic region from SAR92 clade bacterium H455 encodes:
- a CDS encoding Hsp20/alpha crystallin family protein: MDIYRPQVDISGDDKQYEIVLDAPGLSEEDLAIEVKDDVLTIKGEKEEKHEQGDKQFYRVERSYGSFQRTLSLPVDATTDGIKAKLTDGVLRLRIPRSQPQQSNVKHIAISSS, from the coding sequence GTGGATATCTATCGCCCACAGGTAGATATATCAGGAGATGACAAACAGTATGAAATTGTTCTCGATGCCCCCGGTCTGTCGGAGGAGGATTTAGCCATTGAAGTTAAAGATGATGTATTGACTATCAAGGGTGAAAAGGAAGAGAAACACGAGCAGGGTGACAAGCAGTTTTACCGTGTAGAACGCAGCTACGGATCATTTCAACGGACCCTGTCGCTACCTGTAGATGCCACTACCGATGGGATTAAGGCGAAACTGACTGATGGTGTATTGAGGCTCAGGATTCCTCGCAGCCAGCCTCAGCAATCTAATGTAAAACATATTGCCATTTCATCCAGCTAA
- a CDS encoding Hsp20 family protein, whose amino-acid sequence MNSIDLTPLYRSSIGYDRLGALLDSALCGGDLSAGYQAYSIEVLGDNHYAITLAVAGFDKSELNLSAENNVLSVRAQKSEEQAERRYLYQGIANRTFERKFNLAEHVEVTDADLSNGLLTVNLVREIPEAMKPRTISINQSISKLERKDKVKSGDIKKDVA is encoded by the coding sequence ATGAACTCAATTGACCTAACCCCGCTTTATCGCAGCAGCATTGGTTATGATCGGCTCGGCGCATTGCTAGATAGCGCCTTGTGCGGTGGTGATCTCAGTGCAGGCTATCAAGCCTATAGCATAGAAGTGCTGGGTGACAATCACTACGCCATTACTCTGGCTGTCGCAGGTTTTGATAAAAGCGAACTAAATCTTAGTGCAGAGAACAATGTACTCAGTGTTCGAGCCCAAAAAAGCGAAGAACAAGCTGAACGCCGATATCTGTATCAGGGTATTGCCAATCGCACCTTTGAGCGAAAATTTAATCTCGCTGAACATGTCGAGGTAACTGATGCCGACCTCAGCAATGGTCTGCTGACGGTAAATCTTGTCAGGGAAATCCCCGAGGCAATGAAACCCCGTACAATTTCTATCAATCAGTCGATCAGTAAATTAGAGCGAAAAGACAAGGTGAAATCCGGCGATATCAAAAAGGATGTTGCCTAA
- a CDS encoding MFS transporter, with protein sequence MYYGWFIVSGALLSQVAMVGFFTYVFSLLVLPLQISFDATRSEVMYSMSLTAMLGLFLAPAIGVMADKFPIRWLMVLGASIFGGGLFALSMTQSLLQFTLLFGVVMGLSNQLLGPLCGSAIISRWFTENRGKALGIAATGSSLGGILLPALFVLWLEESGDWRGALQNLSYSVLFILLPYLFFVMRDFRPPKELEKSEKATGSSSLKQPSEHQEYSLKQIIKDLNYWIVGISLALLFSSYSALLANLTPYLVGQGFDKAIAAQAIMIIAISGFVGKISFGYAADKVSLRLALSVTQMAVIVGLLILAANPSYLMIAVALTILGLSTGGMLPVWGALLAAIFGTVSYGRVMGLMMPLIVLIVIPGYSLAGYLSDQSGNYTSCFIIFSAFIAISMPLALLLKIASTANADPALNQRGEPLAARNME encoded by the coding sequence ATGTACTACGGTTGGTTTATTGTTAGCGGCGCGCTTCTCTCTCAAGTTGCCATGGTAGGTTTTTTTACCTATGTGTTCAGTCTCTTAGTACTGCCCTTACAAATCAGCTTTGACGCCACTCGATCAGAAGTCATGTACAGCATGAGCTTAACCGCCATGCTAGGGCTGTTTCTGGCGCCTGCCATAGGCGTTATGGCGGATAAATTTCCAATTCGTTGGCTAATGGTACTGGGCGCCAGTATTTTTGGTGGCGGTTTATTCGCCCTATCAATGACTCAATCACTACTGCAATTTACACTTTTGTTTGGCGTTGTTATGGGATTGAGCAACCAGTTGCTGGGGCCATTATGTGGATCGGCGATAATATCCCGCTGGTTTACCGAGAATAGAGGTAAAGCCCTGGGCATTGCCGCCACAGGCTCATCGCTAGGCGGGATATTACTGCCAGCGCTGTTTGTATTGTGGCTCGAAGAGAGCGGCGATTGGCGCGGCGCACTACAAAACCTTTCTTATAGTGTGCTGTTTATCCTGCTGCCCTACCTGTTCTTTGTTATGCGCGATTTTAGACCGCCAAAAGAGCTCGAAAAAAGCGAAAAAGCGACTGGCAGTAGCTCCTTAAAACAACCTAGCGAGCATCAGGAATACAGCTTAAAGCAGATTATCAAAGACCTAAATTACTGGATAGTAGGTATTAGTTTAGCTTTACTATTTAGCTCCTATAGCGCACTGCTTGCCAATCTAACACCCTACTTAGTAGGCCAGGGTTTCGATAAGGCAATCGCTGCACAAGCAATAATGATTATTGCTATTTCAGGGTTCGTAGGGAAAATATCATTTGGCTATGCTGCCGACAAAGTCAGTCTACGGCTCGCGTTATCGGTAACTCAGATGGCGGTGATAGTCGGCTTATTGATACTCGCGGCAAACCCGTCTTACTTGATGATAGCTGTCGCTTTAACCATTCTCGGCTTATCTACGGGTGGCATGCTACCAGTTTGGGGCGCTTTACTAGCGGCTATTTTTGGCACAGTCAGTTATGGCCGTGTAATGGGCCTAATGATGCCCCTGATTGTTTTGATCGTGATTCCCGGTTATAGCTTGGCTGGCTATCTCTCCGATCAGTCGGGCAATTACACTTCATGTTTCATTATTTTTTCTGCGTTTATTGCTATCTCTATGCCGCTGGCACTGCTACTGAAAATAGCTTCAACCGCAAACGCGGATCCGGCGCTTAATCAGAGGGGCGAGCCTCTTGCTGCGCGCAATATGGAGTAG
- the selA gene encoding L-seryl-tRNA(Sec) selenium transferase gives MNRSETANNLKRRLPSVNIVLQEMADVIDLRGHSEVSKVVAITIDGLRQKITLGANPEVSVDGIRAATIEQLEEKNQPSLKPVINLTGTVLHTNLGRAVLPQEALDAVVRVAGAPSNLEFDLAQGGRGERDSHIETLICELTGAEAATVVNNNAAAVLLTLNTLASNREVPVSRGELVEIGGSFRIPEVMLGSGCQLVEIGATNRTHLKDYAAAIGDNTALLLKVHTSNYRIEGFTESVSEIDLAKLAQQHQLPLVADLGSGSLVDFSALGLPHESTAAESIANGVDIITFSGDKLLGGPQCGIIAGRKALIDQINKNPLKRALRLDKMTLAALAEVLKLYRDPLSLTNKLPTLRYLTRPLADMQQQAQRLVPAVRAALPKTFHVGSKTGYSQIGSGALPVETLETIVLSIAPLEVNDSAVRKLSDALRALPCAIIGRIHKGELLLDLRCLDDEDTFLQQLQLLADA, from the coding sequence ATGAATCGAAGTGAGACGGCAAATAATCTGAAGCGGCGCCTGCCTTCAGTCAATATCGTACTGCAAGAAATGGCTGATGTGATCGATTTACGCGGACACTCAGAAGTGAGCAAGGTCGTTGCTATAACCATAGATGGGCTGCGGCAGAAAATTACTCTGGGAGCTAATCCTGAGGTAAGTGTCGACGGAATTAGGGCCGCTACCATTGAGCAGCTAGAAGAAAAAAACCAGCCATCTCTCAAGCCTGTTATCAATTTGACCGGCACTGTTTTACACACCAACTTGGGCCGTGCAGTATTACCCCAGGAGGCTCTAGACGCCGTGGTCAGAGTGGCGGGAGCGCCGAGCAATCTAGAGTTTGACCTTGCACAGGGCGGCCGCGGCGAGCGCGATAGCCACATAGAGACGTTGATATGTGAACTGACCGGAGCCGAGGCGGCCACCGTGGTTAACAACAATGCTGCCGCGGTGTTGCTTACGCTAAACACCTTAGCCAGCAACCGCGAGGTGCCGGTGTCACGCGGCGAATTAGTTGAAATCGGCGGCTCGTTTCGTATACCCGAAGTGATGCTGGGCTCCGGTTGTCAGCTTGTGGAAATCGGTGCCACCAACCGTACCCATCTAAAAGATTATGCTGCTGCGATCGGTGACAACACCGCCCTATTATTAAAAGTGCACACCAGTAACTACCGCATAGAAGGTTTTACAGAATCCGTGTCCGAGATTGACCTGGCGAAATTAGCTCAGCAGCATCAGCTGCCACTGGTTGCCGATTTGGGCAGTGGTAGCCTAGTCGATTTTTCCGCCCTGGGCTTGCCCCACGAGTCCACCGCGGCAGAGTCCATAGCTAACGGCGTTGATATCATCACCTTTAGTGGAGACAAACTATTGGGTGGCCCCCAATGCGGTATTATTGCCGGCCGCAAAGCGCTGATTGATCAGATAAATAAGAACCCCCTTAAGCGCGCCTTGAGACTGGATAAAATGACCCTGGCAGCCTTGGCCGAAGTATTAAAACTGTATCGCGATCCTCTGAGCCTAACAAACAAACTTCCCACCCTGCGATACCTTACACGCCCCCTAGCCGATATGCAGCAGCAGGCCCAACGTCTAGTGCCAGCGGTGCGGGCAGCGCTTCCCAAGACCTTTCATGTAGGCAGTAAAACCGGTTACAGTCAGATTGGAAGTGGCGCCTTACCAGTGGAAACACTGGAAACTATCGTGCTGTCTATAGCCCCTCTAGAAGTCAATGACAGTGCTGTACGAAAACTGTCCGACGCCTTGCGGGCACTGCCCTGTGCGATTATCGGTCGTATCCATAAGGGTGAATTGCTCCTCGACCTACGCTGTCTAGACGATGAAGATACTTTTCTGCAACAGCTCCAACTCCTAGCTGACGCTTAG
- the selB gene encoding selenocysteine-specific translation elongation factor: MIVATAGHVDHGKTSLVKQLTGVDTDRLEEEKRRGLSINLGFAYRKVDQQSSIGFIDVPGHKSFINTMISGITGIDIAMLVIAADDGLMPQTLEHLQIISMLRVKQIVIVITKIDVADRGTIDALRCQALALLPQSPIFEVSNKAQGRTSGIKALQEYLDNQARLLEPGNSQGLFRMSIDRAFSLKGIGLLVTGTVAAGSAKVGDSLRLLATSGSSSMVRVRSLNADNQASEEGMAGQRCSFNLVGDFDKKSVGRGDYLSANHCIEPSERFDGRIEIAVDLSFPIKHMMPVKIYLGARRVAAKIFILKTQSEQQNKDARKLIAADTALVQIVLQQALVVCHGDRFLIRDNSESINLGGGTVLVAQAQPWRSGQLMRLESLRAMEQDDPSAVLVKIILETQQPLDFSDFMGNWNMTPKQGDVCLLNSQLQQCSEMIQLNGRKYLVAKLGLEKKKYELCEYLQRLHRDRPMAAGVLAADLADHLKTDINLLFRLALADLVKDNSVFVTNGLLSLAGHRPTLSSQVQQRWFLVSNILRKGGAQVPLLSEIEKQTGLTSQQLSALIIPALKSDNLIQLSQKRYMLCETRDAIKTAITELANDCQCFTVIDAKAQLGLGRGLTIEILEYLDSIQFTRRLGGGRELVC, translated from the coding sequence GTGATTGTTGCCACAGCTGGTCATGTGGACCATGGCAAAACATCTCTGGTTAAACAATTAACTGGGGTGGATACCGATCGACTTGAAGAGGAAAAGCGCAGAGGACTATCGATTAATCTAGGGTTTGCCTATCGCAAAGTCGATCAGCAAAGCAGCATTGGATTTATCGATGTACCCGGCCATAAAAGTTTTATTAACACCATGATCTCTGGGATCACTGGCATCGATATAGCAATGCTGGTGATTGCCGCTGACGATGGGCTTATGCCTCAGACCCTAGAGCACCTGCAGATCATCAGTATGCTCAGGGTTAAGCAAATAGTCATCGTCATTACTAAAATCGACGTTGCCGACCGAGGCACCATAGACGCTCTGCGATGCCAGGCATTGGCGCTATTGCCCCAGAGCCCAATATTTGAGGTGTCAAATAAGGCTCAGGGGCGCACCAGTGGGATTAAGGCACTGCAAGAGTATCTGGATAATCAGGCCAGGCTACTAGAGCCGGGAAACTCACAGGGCCTGTTTAGGATGTCCATCGATCGCGCCTTCAGCCTTAAGGGCATAGGCCTGTTGGTTACCGGCACAGTGGCCGCCGGAAGCGCAAAGGTTGGTGACAGCCTGCGTCTGCTGGCAACATCAGGCAGCTCATCAATGGTGCGAGTGCGCAGTCTCAACGCCGACAATCAAGCGAGCGAAGAGGGCATGGCTGGTCAGCGCTGTTCGTTTAATCTTGTCGGCGACTTTGATAAAAAGTCGGTTGGCCGAGGTGATTATTTATCGGCAAATCATTGTATTGAGCCCAGTGAACGATTTGATGGGCGCATAGAGATAGCGGTGGATCTCAGCTTCCCGATCAAGCACATGATGCCAGTTAAAATATATCTGGGTGCACGGCGTGTCGCGGCAAAAATATTTATTTTAAAAACCCAGTCCGAACAACAAAATAAGGATGCCCGAAAATTAATTGCAGCTGATACTGCACTGGTACAAATTGTCTTGCAGCAGGCGCTGGTGGTTTGCCATGGCGATCGATTTTTAATCCGCGATAACAGTGAGAGCATTAATCTGGGTGGCGGAACAGTGTTAGTGGCGCAAGCCCAACCGTGGCGCAGTGGCCAATTGATGCGTCTGGAATCCCTCAGGGCTATGGAGCAGGATGACCCCTCAGCGGTGCTAGTGAAAATTATTTTAGAGACTCAACAGCCCTTGGATTTCTCTGATTTTATGGGCAATTGGAATATGACCCCAAAGCAGGGTGACGTCTGCCTGCTAAATTCTCAGTTACAACAGTGCTCAGAAATGATTCAACTGAATGGGCGCAAGTACCTGGTTGCAAAACTCGGTTTGGAGAAAAAAAAGTACGAACTTTGTGAGTATTTACAGCGCCTGCATCGGGATCGCCCAATGGCAGCAGGGGTACTAGCGGCTGACTTAGCCGATCACCTCAAGACGGATATCAATTTACTTTTTAGGCTGGCCCTTGCTGACTTAGTAAAAGACAACAGTGTCTTCGTCACTAATGGGCTTTTAAGCTTGGCTGGCCACCGGCCTACACTGTCCTCTCAGGTTCAACAGCGCTGGTTTTTGGTCAGTAATATATTGCGTAAAGGGGGGGCGCAGGTTCCACTGCTCTCTGAGATCGAAAAACAGACCGGCCTAACGAGTCAGCAGCTATCAGCACTGATAATACCGGCATTAAAAAGTGACAATCTTATTCAATTGAGTCAAAAACGGTATATGCTATGCGAAACCAGAGACGCCATTAAAACAGCCATAACTGAACTGGCTAACGACTGCCAATGTTTCACTGTGATTGATGCAAAAGCTCAGTTGGGGCTTGGTAGAGGACTGACAATCGAGATTTTAGAATATCTCGATTCCATTCAGTTTACCCGTAGGCTGGGTGGTGGGCGAGAGCTGGTCTGTTGA
- a CDS encoding SDR family oxidoreductase — MTQAALHNYVAIITGAGQGIGQGIALALAKKGVRVVAVGRTLEKCQTTCDAISAQTGLDCMALACDVSQLDSLESVVEKTIARFGRIDILVNNAVATSIGPLLKQDLQQVQMAFQTGPMASLKLMQLCHPHLKVRGGSIINMASSAAKRWDMSNYGVYAAEKDAIRALTRAAASEWGADNIRANNILPHAKSPALEKWIKYQPVEAEQFVKSIPLGRIGDCEKDIGDFVALLCCPESSYISGQSIALDGGQAYMN, encoded by the coding sequence ATGACCCAAGCCGCTCTACACAACTATGTTGCCATTATTACTGGTGCCGGACAGGGTATAGGCCAGGGGATCGCCTTAGCTCTGGCTAAAAAAGGAGTACGCGTAGTTGCCGTTGGCCGTACCCTAGAAAAATGCCAAACAACCTGCGACGCCATTAGTGCTCAAACTGGCTTGGACTGCATGGCGCTAGCATGTGATGTCAGCCAACTCGACAGCCTCGAATCTGTGGTTGAAAAGACCATCGCGCGCTTTGGCCGCATCGATATTTTAGTCAACAATGCAGTGGCCACATCTATTGGCCCGCTACTCAAACAAGATTTACAACAGGTACAAATGGCTTTTCAAACCGGCCCCATGGCTAGCCTAAAACTAATGCAACTCTGCCACCCCCATCTCAAAGTTCGCGGCGGCAGCATCATCAATATGGCCAGCAGTGCGGCGAAACGCTGGGACATGAGTAACTACGGTGTCTATGCTGCGGAAAAAGATGCCATTCGCGCTCTCACTCGGGCCGCTGCCTCTGAATGGGGAGCAGACAATATAAGGGCTAATAATATTCTGCCCCACGCCAAATCTCCGGCACTGGAAAAATGGATCAAGTATCAACCAGTGGAGGCTGAGCAATTTGTAAAAAGCATTCCCCTGGGCCGTATTGGCGACTGTGAAAAAGACATTGGTGATTTTGTCGCCCTACTCTGCTGTCCAGAGAGCTCCTATATCAGCGGCCAAAGCATCGCCCTTGATGGTGGTCAAGCTTATATGAATTGA
- a CDS encoding EthD domain-containing protein, with product MSIKPMTYNLKYLFEQLPSTNITDLEALLKQHWHLHGTERSIVSAHLAIEDSAVAHGSRWRRPRAGNRLKALLSLQVQIEVLEIEQLVPPWPLLAAYVVDTAVVISPPRAKQAAALQRTPGSLQVCLFRLRSDMAKEDALDYWRQEHAAIACATQSTFGYRQHVITSTETNVGAKYDGLVEEYFPDAALTNAEIFFNSKNPQQLSEHIAQLTASSSTFIDMTSLLVNHLSEYRINLTPCH from the coding sequence GTGTCCATTAAACCGATGACCTACAATCTCAAGTACCTGTTTGAGCAACTTCCCAGCACTAATATCACTGACTTGGAAGCGCTGCTCAAGCAGCACTGGCATCTGCATGGCACTGAGCGATCTATTGTCTCAGCTCATCTAGCGATTGAAGACAGTGCCGTTGCCCACGGCAGCCGCTGGCGAAGACCGCGAGCAGGCAATCGATTAAAGGCGCTACTGAGTTTGCAGGTCCAGATTGAAGTCCTTGAGATAGAGCAACTGGTGCCTCCTTGGCCGCTCTTAGCAGCCTATGTCGTTGATACGGCAGTAGTGATATCACCACCGCGTGCCAAGCAAGCCGCTGCCCTGCAACGAACCCCGGGCAGCTTGCAAGTCTGTCTATTTCGTCTGCGTAGCGATATGGCAAAAGAGGATGCCCTGGACTATTGGCGTCAGGAGCATGCCGCAATTGCCTGCGCCACTCAATCAACATTTGGTTACCGGCAGCACGTGATTACCAGCACTGAGACCAACGTTGGCGCTAAATACGACGGACTGGTTGAAGAATACTTTCCAGACGCCGCTCTCACCAACGCAGAGATTTTCTTTAACTCGAAAAACCCACAACAACTCTCTGAGCATATAGCCCAGCTCACCGCCAGCAGTAGCACTTTTATCGATATGACGAGTCTGCTAGTCAATCATCTCAGTGAGTACAGAATAAATCTGACACCCTGTCACTAA
- a CDS encoding acyl-CoA/acyl-ACP dehydrogenase encodes MVLNEEQRLLHSTIRDFLSQRAPVAALRELRDNGNPQGFDSDLWNELIELGVSSIVLSEEQGGLGFGWMGLGAVMEEIGRHLTATPMLSSIVIGAALVEAAADHHSNDLLPDVVAGTRNLAFACDEGLRYNPGATAAALDNGLLQGEKTFVINGPGATDFLVLARTVADSKGTDGLTLIVVPRDTAGVTVNPIHSADGHSFARVNFNQVAVDQQQIVGVPDRAWDFVSPVLDRATLALAAEMLGGARELLERTLAYLNDREQFDVKIGSFQALQHRCAQLFCQLELAQSVVYKGLSAIDQGQQDLAKLASHAKVLAIDCYQKMSNEAVQMHGGMGITDEVDIGLFLKRSRVCNQILGDSSFHRERFATLCGY; translated from the coding sequence ATGGTTTTAAATGAAGAACAGCGCTTACTCCACAGCACCATTCGCGATTTTTTAAGTCAGCGTGCCCCCGTCGCCGCACTGCGTGAGTTGCGCGACAACGGCAACCCCCAGGGCTTTGATAGCGATCTCTGGAATGAGCTTATTGAACTCGGGGTATCCTCCATTGTCCTCAGTGAAGAACAGGGTGGTTTGGGATTCGGCTGGATGGGTCTGGGTGCAGTTATGGAAGAGATAGGTCGGCATCTCACCGCTACACCAATGCTCTCGAGCATTGTGATTGGCGCGGCACTGGTTGAAGCAGCAGCAGACCACCACAGCAACGATTTGCTACCAGATGTCGTCGCCGGAACCCGCAACCTCGCCTTTGCCTGCGACGAGGGTCTGCGCTACAACCCAGGGGCAACCGCCGCAGCCTTGGACAATGGCCTGTTGCAGGGTGAAAAAACCTTTGTTATCAACGGTCCTGGTGCCACAGATTTTCTGGTTCTTGCCCGCACTGTCGCGGACTCCAAGGGCACTGACGGACTCACGTTGATTGTTGTACCGCGAGACACTGCCGGAGTCACTGTCAACCCCATCCACAGTGCCGATGGCCACAGCTTTGCCCGGGTCAACTTTAATCAAGTAGCGGTTGATCAGCAACAGATTGTCGGCGTCCCCGACAGAGCCTGGGACTTTGTCTCCCCGGTCCTAGATCGCGCCACATTGGCACTGGCAGCAGAAATGCTCGGCGGTGCACGAGAGTTGCTAGAGAGAACCCTTGCCTACCTCAATGATCGTGAACAGTTTGATGTCAAGATTGGTAGCTTTCAGGCGCTGCAGCATCGTTGTGCACAGTTATTTTGCCAATTAGAGTTAGCTCAAAGTGTTGTCTACAAAGGTTTGTCCGCCATAGATCAGGGCCAACAGGACCTTGCCAAATTGGCCAGCCACGCAAAAGTGTTGGCCATCGACTGCTACCAAAAAATGAGCAATGAAGCAGTGCAAATGCACGGCGGCATGGGTATTACCGACGAAGTCGATATAGGCCTATTCCTCAAGCGCTCGCGGGTGTGTAATCAGATACTGGGGGACAGTAGCTTTCACCGTGAGCGTTTCGCCACGCTCTGTGGTTATTAG
- a CDS encoding acyl-CoA dehydrogenase family protein, which translates to MSPIDEFRQQTRAWLEENCPESQRRPVVKEEQIWAGRDRVFATPDAKLWFERMRDKGWTAPTWPIEYGGGGLTSDEEKVLEKEMARLNCRPPLYDLGLWMLGPALLVHGNEAQKQEHISKIVRGDIRWAQGYSEPAAGSDLASLKTRAEDMGDHFLVNGTKIWTTQADKADWIFALVRTDSSGTKHQGISFILIDMRSAGVSTTPIELISGDSEFCQTFFDDVKVPKENIVGELNNGWAVAKELLKHERKLMATMESIVQREDESLVELATEYIGMDESGKLNDSTIRSRITDQLMTADALEYLNERLFFQYRSKQVDSGLPLTVKYLGTNAIQQKDELLLLILGNHSLSWQEQSHTPREHNIVQNWAYNKAHTIAGGTSEIQLNIIAKRALGLPA; encoded by the coding sequence ATGTCCCCTATTGATGAGTTCCGACAGCAGACCCGCGCTTGGTTGGAGGAAAACTGCCCTGAGTCACAGCGCCGCCCAGTGGTTAAGGAAGAGCAAATCTGGGCTGGCCGAGACCGTGTATTTGCCACCCCAGATGCGAAACTGTGGTTTGAACGTATGCGCGACAAAGGCTGGACCGCGCCCACATGGCCAATAGAATATGGCGGTGGTGGCTTAACCAGTGATGAGGAAAAAGTCTTAGAGAAAGAAATGGCGCGCTTGAATTGCCGCCCGCCGCTCTATGATCTCGGGCTTTGGATGCTTGGGCCCGCGCTGTTAGTGCACGGCAACGAGGCGCAAAAACAAGAGCACATTAGCAAGATTGTCCGCGGTGATATCCGCTGGGCACAGGGTTATTCTGAACCTGCTGCCGGTTCAGATCTGGCCAGCTTAAAAACCCGGGCCGAGGATATGGGCGACCATTTCTTGGTCAATGGTACAAAAATATGGACCACTCAGGCGGACAAAGCAGACTGGATTTTCGCCCTAGTGCGCACTGACTCCAGCGGCACCAAGCACCAAGGCATCAGCTTTATATTGATCGATATGCGCTCCGCCGGTGTATCGACTACACCGATCGAACTGATCAGCGGTGACTCTGAGTTTTGCCAAACCTTTTTTGATGATGTGAAAGTCCCCAAAGAAAATATTGTCGGGGAGCTCAATAACGGCTGGGCAGTAGCCAAAGAATTGCTCAAGCACGAGCGCAAACTGATGGCCACCATGGAATCAATTGTTCAGCGCGAAGATGAAAGTCTGGTGGAGCTAGCCACCGAATATATTGGTATGGACGAGAGCGGCAAACTCAATGACAGCACTATACGCTCCCGTATCACCGATCAACTGATGACTGCCGATGCGCTGGAGTATCTCAACGAGCGTCTATTTTTTCAGTACCGCAGTAAACAGGTCGACTCAGGTTTACCCCTGACGGTAAAGTATTTGGGCACCAATGCCATACAACAAAAAGACGAGTTACTGCTGCTGATTCTCGGCAATCATAGCCTCAGCTGGCAGGAGCAGAGCCATACACCGCGAGAGCATAACATTGTGCAAAATTGGGCCTATAACAAAGCTCATACCATCGCCGGTGGCACCTCTGAAATTCAACTAAATATTATTGCCAAGCGCGCGCTCGGCCTACCCGCCTAG
- a CDS encoding TetR family transcriptional regulator, whose translation MQIAEGIPIPEDRRGNSLQAQKARATRDKIIHAVVSIIKESGLSAASASAITARAGITWGAVQHHFGGKNEILQAILERAYRVYLERINSPALHRGDLGARIDCYIDIIWMHYKSDLYFAFQEILMAHRDTEMALDLHNFRPAEASALNLEWLENFFHKNEQNQQTISQAIRFAHRFLAGFAVDCTLAPKMPFEQQHLASLKGLLRAQLVDQNNRIEIPN comes from the coding sequence ATGCAGATAGCTGAAGGAATTCCTATCCCGGAGGATAGGCGCGGTAACTCGCTGCAGGCGCAAAAGGCCAGAGCGACCCGAGATAAAATTATTCATGCGGTTGTCAGCATCATCAAAGAGTCGGGGCTCAGTGCCGCATCTGCCAGCGCCATTACCGCCCGAGCAGGCATTACCTGGGGTGCAGTGCAGCATCATTTCGGTGGTAAAAACGAAATACTTCAGGCTATTTTAGAACGTGCCTATAGAGTCTATCTCGAGCGTATCAATAGTCCAGCTCTGCATCGAGGTGATTTAGGGGCACGCATAGATTGTTATATAGATATTATTTGGATGCACTACAAAAGCGACCTGTATTTTGCCTTTCAAGAGATATTGATGGCCCACCGCGATACCGAAATGGCCCTCGATCTGCATAATTTTAGGCCCGCAGAGGCCAGCGCCCTAAACCTTGAATGGCTGGAGAACTTTTTTCATAAAAATGAGCAAAACCAACAAACCATTAGCCAGGCGATCCGCTTTGCTCACCGATTTTTAGCCGGCTTTGCCGTCGACTGCACACTGGCGCCAAAGATGCCCTTTGAGCAGCAGCATCTGGCCAGCCTCAAAGGCTTGCTCAGGGCGCAATTGGTCGACCAGAACAACCGAATTGAAATACCTAACTAG